A stretch of the Nitratifractor salsuginis DSM 16511 genome encodes the following:
- a CDS encoding histidinol-phosphatase HisJ family protein, with protein sequence MTIDLHNHTPRCNHAEGSIDEYIEAALAKGIYIFGFSDHAPMDFDEKYRMAFEEMSGYEEEVREAAERYKDKITLRLGYEVDYLPGHMDERVLNAEVDYFIGSVHFIDEWGFDNPEFIGEYENADLDTIWREYFEAVEAMAQSRLFDIVGHLDLIKVFNYKPRSDIRTLAEGALDAIASADMTLELNAAGWRKPVAEAYPSLDLLRMAHDRKIPITFASDAHKPEQVGYKMGQLHALARKAGYSEAADFHRRERRLLKF encoded by the coding sequence ATGACCATCGACCTGCACAACCATACACCCCGATGCAACCACGCCGAAGGAAGTATCGACGAATACATCGAAGCGGCCCTTGCCAAAGGGATCTACATTTTCGGCTTTTCCGACCACGCCCCGATGGATTTCGACGAAAAATACCGTATGGCTTTCGAAGAGATGAGCGGCTACGAGGAAGAAGTACGGGAAGCGGCCGAGCGCTACAAAGACAAGATCACCCTGCGCCTGGGCTATGAGGTGGATTACCTCCCCGGGCATATGGACGAACGGGTTTTGAACGCCGAGGTGGATTACTTCATCGGCTCGGTCCATTTCATCGACGAGTGGGGCTTTGACAATCCCGAATTCATCGGTGAATATGAAAATGCCGACCTCGATACCATCTGGCGGGAATATTTCGAAGCGGTCGAGGCGATGGCCCAAAGCCGCCTCTTCGATATCGTCGGGCACCTTGATCTCATCAAAGTCTTCAACTACAAACCCCGCTCCGACATCCGAACCCTGGCCGAGGGGGCCCTGGACGCCATCGCCTCTGCGGATATGACGCTCGAACTCAACGCCGCTGGCTGGCGCAAACCGGTCGCGGAGGCTTACCCATCCCTCGACCTGCTCCGTATGGCCCACGACCGGAAAATCCCAATCACCTTCGCCTCCGACGCCCACAAACCGGAGCAGGTAGGCTACAAGATGGGCCAACTGCACGCCCTGGCCCGGAAAGCCGGATACAGCGAGGCGGCCGATTTTCACCGAAGAGAACGCCGCCTGCTGAAATTTTAG